The Tenebrio molitor chromosome 3, icTenMoli1.1, whole genome shotgun sequence genome contains a region encoding:
- the REPTOR-BP gene encoding REPTOR-binding partner isoform X3, whose protein sequence is MRFSPWEGPHRKESGKRGRKPGRKSGDKVDMKAKLGPLYFVERSRQSARECRARKKLRYQYLEELVADREKAVFALRKELEKFQVWAKEIDEGRVPEDIQTILEDVGALKKEK, encoded by the exons GAGGGCCCTCACCGTAAGGAATCAGGAAAGCGGGGACGCAAACCGGGCAGAAAATCGGGCGATAAAGTTGACATGAAAGCCAAATTGG GTCCGTTGTATTTTGTAGAACGCAGCCGACAAAGTGCAAGGGAATGTAGAGCCAGAAAAAAACTGAGATACCAATATTTGGAGGAACTTGTTGCCGACAGGGAAAAAGCTGTTTTTGCTCTTAGGAAAGAACTTGAAAAG TTCCAAGTATGGGCAAAGGAAATTGACGAAGGTAGAGTACCTGAAGACATCCAGACGATATTGGAAGATGTGGGGGccctaaaaaaagaaaagtga
- the REPTOR-BP gene encoding REPTOR-binding partner isoform X4 translates to MRFSPWEGPHRKESGKRGRKPGRKSGDKVDMKAKLERSRQSARECRARKKLRYQYLEELVADREKAVFALRKELEKFQVWAKEIDEGRVPEDIQTILEDVGALKKEK, encoded by the exons GAGGGCCCTCACCGTAAGGAATCAGGAAAGCGGGGACGCAAACCGGGCAGAAAATCGGGCGATAAAGTTGACATGAAAGCCAAATTGG AACGCAGCCGACAAAGTGCAAGGGAATGTAGAGCCAGAAAAAAACTGAGATACCAATATTTGGAGGAACTTGTTGCCGACAGGGAAAAAGCTGTTTTTGCTCTTAGGAAAGAACTTGAAAAG TTCCAAGTATGGGCAAAGGAAATTGACGAAGGTAGAGTACCTGAAGACATCCAGACGATATTGGAAGATGTGGGGGccctaaaaaaagaaaagtga